The Candidatus Koribacter versatilis Ellin345 genome has a segment encoding these proteins:
- a CDS encoding D-2-hydroxyacid dehydrogenase codes for MKLVIALPHRFPLWDAPPWFAEKLRAEFPGLRVVQMAGYATLEQEISDADIALTRELKPSQVHAAKQLKWIHSAAAAVHALMIPEIRQSNIIVTNATAVHGPVVAEHALAMILAIARRIDLAVKAQTEHIWKQEEIWVTNPPPRDIAGSTLLVVGLGQIGRPLAQKAKALGMHVIAVREHPERGAETADEVFASKDLLKILPRADFVMLCPPVTPDTKEAFGRDQLAAMKPDAYLLNVGRGALIDEPALIEALQQRRIGGAALDVTSVEPLPSDSPLWALDNCMITPHTGGISPKLWERQYIFFTENLRRFLAGKPLLGLVDKSRGY; via the coding sequence ATGAAACTGGTCATCGCACTCCCGCACCGGTTTCCGCTCTGGGATGCTCCGCCATGGTTCGCGGAAAAGCTCAGGGCGGAATTTCCCGGCTTGCGCGTTGTGCAGATGGCCGGCTATGCGACGCTCGAGCAGGAAATCTCAGACGCCGATATCGCACTTACCCGCGAATTGAAACCCAGTCAGGTTCACGCTGCGAAGCAACTCAAGTGGATCCACTCCGCCGCCGCCGCCGTCCATGCGTTGATGATCCCCGAGATCCGTCAAAGCAACATCATCGTCACCAACGCCACCGCCGTTCACGGTCCAGTCGTCGCCGAACATGCACTTGCCATGATCCTGGCGATCGCGCGCCGTATTGATCTCGCCGTCAAAGCACAAACCGAGCACATCTGGAAGCAGGAGGAGATTTGGGTTACCAATCCTCCGCCGCGCGATATCGCGGGTTCCACGTTGCTTGTCGTAGGCCTCGGACAGATCGGCCGTCCCCTCGCGCAGAAAGCAAAAGCACTCGGAATGCACGTGATCGCTGTTCGGGAACATCCGGAGCGGGGTGCAGAGACTGCCGACGAAGTCTTCGCGTCGAAAGACCTGCTCAAAATTCTGCCGCGCGCGGATTTCGTCATGCTTTGTCCGCCGGTGACGCCTGACACAAAAGAGGCGTTTGGACGCGACCAACTTGCAGCGATGAAGCCCGACGCCTATCTTCTCAACGTCGGTCGTGGTGCTCTGATAGACGAACCAGCTTTGATTGAGGCTCTCCAACAACGGCGTATCGGAGGCGCAGCGCTCGATGTCACAAGCGTCGAACCGCTTCCGTCCGACTCACCGCTCTGGGCGCTCGACAACTGTATGATTACGCCGCACACCGGCGGAATTTCTCCGAAACTTTGGGAGCGGCAATACATCTTCTTTACCGAAAACCTGCGCCGGTTCCTAGCGGGCAAGCCGCTCCTGGGACTGGTAGATAAATCGAGAGGCTACTGA
- a CDS encoding DUF4142 domain-containing protein: MRKLAVLASTALMASGLMIAQAPASGNDATAGTQTSADKSKPSASSSASPKADHAFVMKAAQGGLAEVQLGQLAAQKASNPDVKAFGQKMVDDHTKANDQLKDIASKNNIAIPTEMSTKDKGEYDRFSKLSGDAFDKAYISHMVVDHKKDIAEFKKEANSGKDDAVKNFTQQTLPTLQDHLKTAQEANSKVKGSASASNAKSGNTANASAQTPQ; encoded by the coding sequence CGCAAACTCGCGGTTCTCGCAAGCACTGCACTTATGGCCAGCGGTCTGATGATCGCGCAGGCACCGGCGTCGGGTAACGACGCGACTGCCGGAACCCAGACGTCGGCTGACAAATCGAAGCCCAGCGCGTCTTCATCGGCTTCACCGAAGGCCGATCACGCATTCGTGATGAAAGCCGCCCAGGGTGGGCTCGCTGAAGTCCAACTCGGGCAACTCGCCGCGCAGAAGGCTTCAAACCCGGACGTGAAGGCATTCGGCCAAAAGATGGTCGACGATCACACCAAAGCGAACGATCAGTTGAAAGATATCGCCTCGAAGAACAACATCGCGATCCCGACCGAGATGTCGACGAAGGATAAGGGCGAGTACGATCGTTTTTCGAAGCTCTCCGGCGACGCCTTTGATAAGGCCTACATAAGCCACATGGTCGTTGACCACAAGAAGGACATTGCGGAGTTCAAGAAGGAAGCCAACAGCGGCAAGGATGACGCAGTCAAGAACTTCACGCAGCAGACGCTGCCCACCCTTCAGGACCACCTGAAGACGGCCCAGGAAGCGAACAGCAAGGTGAAGGGAAGCGCCAGCGCTAGCAATGCGAAGAGCGGCAATACCGCGAATGCATCCGCGCAGACTCCGCAGTAA
- a CDS encoding DUF2059 domain-containing protein, protein MKRAALLVVLLSALVSANSQETKPDQPTRDDLTKMFEVLRVRQQTEGVMKTMLAQMKQQIEGDIEKRYPNLSEESKQKIEKMVNDSVNLYPVSEMLDDLTPVYQKHLTKADVDAIVGFYSSAAGQHFLDQMPTMTQEAMQLMLAKLQTRTAEYAKKIQDQADSLAEPKKP, encoded by the coding sequence ATGAAACGTGCTGCGCTCTTAGTTGTGTTGCTCTCTGCCCTAGTGTCTGCCAATTCGCAAGAGACCAAGCCAGACCAGCCCACCCGCGATGACCTGACGAAGATGTTCGAAGTCCTCCGCGTGCGCCAGCAGACCGAGGGCGTAATGAAAACAATGCTCGCGCAGATGAAGCAGCAAATTGAGGGCGACATCGAGAAGCGATACCCGAACCTCTCGGAAGAGTCGAAGCAGAAGATTGAAAAGATGGTGAACGATTCAGTCAATCTCTACCCGGTCAGCGAGATGCTCGACGACCTCACACCCGTTTACCAGAAGCACCTTACCAAGGCCGACGTTGACGCTATCGTCGGGTTTTATTCGTCGGCGGCAGGCCAGCACTTCCTCGACCAGATGCCGACGATGACCCAGGAAGCCATGCAACTCATGCTCGCGAAGTTGCAAACCCGCACCGCCGAATACGCCAAAAAGATCCAGGACCAGGCCGACTCGCTCGCCGAACCGAAGAAACCCTGA
- a CDS encoding DUF2059 domain-containing protein → MKPLFAACCLLVSSLFGYAQQAPVSSANSPTAVPAEERATKEDVLALMDVMHARRNAQAGMDMMTDVIKKQERAHFLEKHPDASPAALKKLDAQFDGIIKPELLDEMISDMVPIYQKYLSHEDAISILSFYSSPSGQRFLERMPLLLHEVGEMSTALITRHKDEIHAESEKRVKEFQQYLKAHPAELGDPVGKESEK, encoded by the coding sequence ATGAAACCGCTGTTTGCCGCCTGTTGCCTGTTAGTATCTAGTCTCTTTGGGTATGCACAACAAGCGCCGGTAAGTAGCGCGAATTCGCCGACGGCGGTTCCGGCGGAAGAGCGAGCCACAAAGGAAGACGTCCTCGCGCTGATGGACGTTATGCATGCCCGCCGGAATGCTCAGGCCGGCATGGACATGATGACCGATGTGATCAAAAAGCAAGAACGGGCACACTTCCTGGAAAAGCACCCCGATGCATCTCCCGCCGCGCTGAAAAAATTGGACGCGCAGTTCGATGGCATCATAAAGCCCGAGCTTCTCGACGAGATGATCTCGGACATGGTGCCTATCTACCAGAAGTACCTTTCTCACGAAGACGCGATCAGTATTCTATCTTTCTACTCCTCACCATCTGGACAGCGCTTTCTGGAGCGGATGCCGTTGCTGTTGCACGAAGTCGGAGAGATGAGCACTGCGCTGATCACCCGTCACAAAGATGAGATCCACGCTGAAAGTGAGAAGCGAGTAAAGGAGTTCCAGCAGTATCTGAAGGCCCATCCTGCAGAACTCGGCGATCCCGTTGGCAAAGAGTCTGAGAAATAG
- a CDS encoding phenylalanine 4-monooxygenase — MQPHTMTLPGDAAEYVVTQHYDQYSDVEHGTWKTLYERRMEQLSTHACKEYLEGLRVLGMRAERMPVISDINKTLQTRTNWMLLPVSGFLPGRTFFDLLAARVFPVTTYIRKPDSLDYTPEPDIFHDIFGHVPMHAHKVFADYLQAFAQIARQITNDADQERLGRLFWYTVEFGLIREGSDVKMYGSGVISSVKEGDNVVHRGCKIHDFSLEEVLDTHVKVDELQPTLFAIENFEQIYEATKEARKVFGV, encoded by the coding sequence ATGCAGCCGCACACGATGACATTGCCCGGCGACGCCGCAGAGTACGTCGTAACCCAACATTACGACCAGTACTCCGACGTGGAGCATGGGACATGGAAGACGCTTTACGAGCGGCGCATGGAGCAACTCAGCACCCACGCATGCAAAGAGTATCTCGAAGGCCTGCGCGTGCTGGGAATGCGCGCCGAGCGGATGCCGGTGATTAGCGACATCAATAAGACATTGCAAACCCGAACCAACTGGATGCTCCTGCCAGTGAGTGGGTTCCTGCCGGGACGGACGTTTTTCGATTTGCTCGCGGCACGAGTTTTCCCGGTAACGACGTACATTCGCAAACCGGATTCTTTGGACTACACGCCGGAGCCGGACATTTTCCACGATATCTTCGGTCACGTACCGATGCATGCTCACAAGGTCTTTGCCGATTATCTGCAAGCATTTGCGCAAATCGCGCGGCAAATCACGAACGACGCCGACCAGGAACGGCTTGGACGACTGTTCTGGTACACGGTGGAGTTTGGGTTAATCCGCGAAGGCAGCGACGTGAAGATGTATGGTAGCGGCGTGATTTCGTCGGTGAAAGAAGGCGACAACGTGGTGCATCGTGGGTGCAAGATCCACGACTTCTCACTCGAAGAAGTGCTCGACACTCATGTGAAAGTGGACGAGCTTCAGCCGACGTTGTTCGCTATCGAAAACTTCGAGCAGATTTACGAAGCCACGAAGGAAGCGCGCAAAGTCTTCGGCGTTTAG
- a CDS encoding HD domain-containing protein yields the protein MPELIQSAKQFALQQTERISQSRHPKQQTAENHLKAVAQNVASVTSDRNAIAAAWLHDIVGDTPVTLGMIERRFGADIARLVHELTPVSRPGDGDRAARFAKDKRHFAAISPTAKLVKLADMIDTCRDLRAADPAVARPFLLEVTELLPVLEDGDIRLAARLRKELQRAPKTLGDVEATPPPRLEPLAISLNALRVFERAFSAWDIADPLLLFHADADAAECRHEIEAAREEVAAVWQDGALRGYVTGSELKEGTCAGYVRAIAPDQLLDADGSLTDAIEILTRYDACFVTWDGEPRGAITRVDAHKPAVRMWLFGIITVIEMEFTERVRQQWPAGGWSTLVSAGRLEKARQLFAECTRRHEKCELLDCLQLGDKIQILISDPASLALIDIPTANAAKRITAQIESLRNKLAHSQDFIDQDWPQVVRLARRVEHMVQQF from the coding sequence ATGCCCGAACTGATTCAATCGGCCAAACAGTTTGCGCTGCAGCAAACCGAGCGTATTAGCCAAAGCCGGCACCCCAAGCAGCAGACCGCCGAGAACCATCTCAAAGCAGTTGCGCAAAACGTCGCCTCGGTCACTTCCGACCGCAACGCAATCGCTGCCGCATGGCTTCACGACATCGTGGGAGACACTCCTGTCACCCTCGGTATGATCGAGCGACGCTTCGGTGCCGATATCGCGCGACTCGTGCATGAACTCACGCCGGTAAGTCGGCCTGGTGATGGCGACCGCGCTGCGCGTTTTGCCAAAGACAAGCGCCACTTCGCCGCAATCTCACCAACCGCGAAACTGGTGAAACTGGCCGACATGATCGACACCTGCCGCGACCTGCGCGCCGCTGATCCAGCAGTCGCTCGCCCCTTTCTTCTCGAGGTTACAGAGCTGCTTCCGGTGCTCGAAGACGGCGACATTCGTCTTGCTGCCCGTCTTCGGAAAGAACTGCAAAGAGCTCCCAAAACCTTGGGTGATGTCGAAGCAACACCTCCCCCGCGGCTGGAGCCTCTCGCCATTTCGCTCAACGCTCTACGGGTTTTCGAGCGCGCCTTCAGCGCCTGGGACATCGCCGATCCCCTGCTCCTGTTCCATGCGGATGCCGACGCCGCGGAATGTCGTCACGAGATCGAAGCAGCGCGAGAAGAAGTCGCCGCGGTGTGGCAAGACGGCGCTCTGCGCGGATACGTCACCGGCTCTGAATTGAAGGAAGGAACCTGCGCCGGTTACGTGCGGGCCATCGCGCCGGACCAGTTGCTCGATGCCGACGGTTCACTCACCGACGCCATTGAAATCCTGACGCGTTACGATGCCTGCTTCGTAACTTGGGACGGCGAGCCAAGGGGCGCCATTACACGGGTTGACGCCCATAAGCCTGCGGTGCGCATGTGGCTCTTCGGGATCATCACCGTCATCGAAATGGAGTTCACCGAACGCGTTCGCCAGCAGTGGCCGGCAGGTGGTTGGTCCACGCTAGTCTCGGCAGGCCGTTTGGAGAAGGCGCGGCAACTCTTTGCCGAGTGTACGCGTCGCCACGAAAAATGCGAGCTCCTCGATTGCCTGCAACTCGGCGACAAAATTCAGATTCTCATCAGCGACCCCGCATCTCTCGCACTCATCGACATTCCCACTGCAAACGCAGCCAAACGCATCACTGCGCAGATTGAATCATTACGGAATAAACTTGCGCATTCACAGGATTTTATCGATCAGGACTGGCCACAGGTGGTGCGTCTCGCGCGCCGCGTTGAGCACATGGTGCAGCAGTTCTAG
- the eno gene encoding phosphopyruvate hydratase, translating to MFDITLVHAREILDSRGNPTVEAEVTLSGGAVGRAAVPSGASTGEHEAVELRDGDNARYLGKGVLKAVENVEGEIAQALGGMDASQQRDIDMRMLDLDGTENKGRLGANAILAVSMASARAVANQLDIPLYRYLGGVNGNILPVPMMNILNGGAHADNNVDFQEFMAMPVGAESFSEALRWGAEVFHTLKGVLKKRGYNTAVGDEGGFAPSLKSNVEAIEVILEAIQQAGYTPGEQIAIALDPAASEFFKDGKYIFKKSDKSEKTSEQMVRWWSDWANKYPIVSIEDGLAEDDWEGWKLLTDELGDKIQLVGDDLFVTNPERLARGIDNGVANSILIKVNQIGTLSETLDAIEMARRNGYTAVISHRSGETEDTFIADLAVATGAGQIKTGSASRTDRVAKYNQLLRIEEQLGAGARFLGIGALNYDGDLSAE from the coding sequence ATGTTCGACATCACACTAGTTCATGCACGCGAGATCCTCGATTCCCGTGGAAATCCGACCGTGGAAGCGGAAGTTACTCTCTCTGGCGGCGCGGTCGGCCGCGCTGCCGTTCCCAGTGGAGCCTCGACCGGCGAACACGAAGCCGTGGAACTGCGCGACGGCGACAACGCCCGCTATCTCGGCAAGGGTGTATTGAAGGCCGTTGAAAACGTGGAAGGTGAGATTGCCCAGGCGCTCGGCGGCATGGACGCCAGCCAGCAGCGCGATATCGACATGCGCATGCTCGACCTCGACGGTACCGAGAACAAGGGCCGTCTTGGCGCCAATGCGATTCTTGCGGTTTCAATGGCGAGTGCACGTGCGGTCGCCAACCAACTGGACATCCCGCTCTACCGCTATCTCGGCGGCGTCAACGGCAACATTTTGCCGGTGCCGATGATGAACATCCTGAACGGTGGCGCTCACGCCGACAACAACGTTGACTTCCAGGAATTCATGGCCATGCCGGTCGGCGCCGAGAGCTTCAGCGAAGCACTGCGCTGGGGCGCCGAGGTCTTCCATACGCTGAAGGGCGTGTTGAAGAAGCGCGGCTACAACACCGCGGTGGGCGACGAAGGCGGCTTCGCGCCGTCGCTCAAGTCCAACGTCGAAGCGATCGAAGTCATCCTCGAAGCCATCCAGCAGGCTGGGTACACGCCGGGCGAGCAAATCGCGATCGCTCTTGATCCTGCGGCTAGTGAGTTCTTCAAGGACGGCAAGTACATCTTTAAGAAGTCCGACAAGTCGGAAAAGACCAGTGAGCAGATGGTCCGCTGGTGGTCTGACTGGGCGAACAAGTATCCGATCGTCTCGATCGAAGACGGATTGGCTGAGGACGATTGGGAAGGCTGGAAGCTGCTCACCGACGAACTCGGCGACAAGATCCAGCTCGTCGGCGACGACCTTTTTGTCACCAATCCGGAGCGCCTTGCCCGCGGCATCGATAACGGTGTCGCGAATTCAATCCTGATTAAGGTGAACCAGATCGGCACGTTGAGCGAAACTCTTGATGCGATCGAGATGGCGCGCCGTAACGGGTACACCGCGGTCATCTCGCACCGCTCTGGCGAAACCGAAGACACGTTCATCGCCGACCTTGCAGTCGCGACGGGGGCCGGCCAGATCAAAACTGGTTCCGCTTCACGTACCGACCGTGTTGCCAAGTACAACCAACTGCTACGCATCGAGGAACAACTCGGCGCAGGTGCGCGGTTCCTCGGTATCGGTGCGCTGAACTATGACGGCGATCTAAGCGCGGAATAG
- a CDS encoding YfiT family bacillithiol transferase, giving the protein MSSASTVLDPRFPIGKFHYTEPPSAEQRVQWRKRHIDTLAEMPIKFRHAVDDLTEAQLDTPYRENGWTVRQLIHHIPDSHMNAYVRFKMALTEPDPLIKTYEEQLWAELSDSRETPTEVSLVMLRALHTRWVVLLRALSDDDFAKNYVHPQLGAVPLEKALALYSWHCLHHTAHVTELRKKMGW; this is encoded by the coding sequence ATGAGCAGCGCTTCGACCGTCCTAGATCCTCGTTTTCCTATCGGCAAATTCCACTACACCGAACCCCCCTCCGCCGAGCAGCGAGTGCAATGGCGCAAGCGCCACATCGACACCCTCGCTGAAATGCCGATTAAGTTCCGCCATGCTGTCGACGATCTCACCGAAGCCCAGCTCGACACGCCGTATCGCGAGAACGGCTGGACAGTCCGCCAACTCATCCATCACATCCCCGACAGCCATATGAACGCCTACGTGCGTTTCAAGATGGCCCTCACTGAGCCTGATCCCTTGATCAAGACCTACGAAGAGCAGCTCTGGGCGGAGCTCTCCGATTCGCGCGAAACCCCAACCGAGGTTTCACTTGTAATGCTGCGAGCCTTGCACACCCGTTGGGTCGTGCTGCTCCGAGCGTTGTCGGATGACGACTTCGCGAAGAATTACGTGCACCCGCAACTCGGCGCAGTACCGCTGGAAAAAGCGCTAGCACTTTATTCGTGGCATTGCCTGCACCATACGGCGCACGTCACGGAGTTGCGGAAGAAGATGGGCTGGTAA
- a CDS encoding M13 family metallopeptidase — protein MDTSVVPGDDFYEYSNGGWLKATTIPADRGGVGVFSVLRDLSDKRTSSLIEEMSKSKAAPGSNQRKVADLYNSYMNEAAIEKTGVAPLKSHLDAIAAITDKKTLAHALGETLRADVDALNNTNFHTPNLFGLWVAPGFNDPDHYAPYLLQGGLGLPDREYYLSDSKQLTEVREKYVVHVAAMLKLAGFDDVDTRAKRILALEHAIAEKHLSLAANDDIHKANNTWTKADFASKAPGLDWTEYFRGAGLENQKDFIVWQPTAFTGEAALVQSESLDAWKDWLAYHLIENYAGVLPKAFADERFAFFGGTLQGTTQQRPRWARGVNVVNGLLGDAVGQEYARRYFPPEAKQQAQAMVANIIESFRQRVRNLSWMAESTKKEAEAKLDTLYVGIGYPETWKDYSSYDVKADDIFGNIWRGSIFDYQYDRAKVGKPVDHHWWSMTPQTVNAVNLPLQNGLNFPAAILQPPFFDPQAPAAANYGAIGTVIGHEISHTFDTEGSAFDSKGRVRDWWTPADFEHFKKATNALAEQYSTYKPFPDLSLNGEQTLAENIADVAGIAAAFDGYHASLKGAAGPTQNGFTADQQFFIAFGQNWGSKARENALRQQVLTDPHSPGQYRALTVRNIDAWYPAFKVKPGEKLFLTPEERVRIW, from the coding sequence ATGGATACTTCCGTTGTTCCGGGCGACGACTTCTACGAGTACAGCAACGGCGGTTGGCTGAAGGCGACCACTATTCCTGCCGACCGCGGCGGGGTTGGTGTGTTCAGCGTTCTGCGCGATCTGAGCGACAAGCGCACCTCTTCGCTCATTGAAGAGATGTCGAAGTCGAAAGCGGCGCCCGGCTCCAACCAACGCAAGGTAGCCGATCTTTACAACTCTTACATGAATGAAGCGGCGATCGAGAAGACGGGCGTCGCTCCGCTGAAGTCGCACCTCGACGCCATCGCAGCGATCACAGACAAAAAGACGCTCGCGCACGCTCTCGGCGAAACGCTCCGCGCCGACGTCGACGCGCTCAACAACACCAACTTTCACACCCCGAATCTCTTCGGCCTCTGGGTAGCGCCGGGTTTCAACGATCCCGACCACTATGCGCCCTACCTGCTGCAAGGTGGACTTGGACTGCCCGATCGCGAGTACTACCTCTCGGACTCCAAGCAATTGACCGAGGTCCGCGAGAAGTACGTAGTACACGTCGCGGCGATGTTGAAGCTCGCCGGCTTCGACGACGTCGATACCCGCGCCAAACGGATTCTCGCCCTGGAACACGCGATCGCCGAAAAGCATCTCTCGCTCGCCGCGAACGACGACATCCACAAGGCCAACAACACCTGGACAAAAGCCGATTTCGCATCCAAAGCTCCGGGCCTCGACTGGACTGAGTACTTCCGCGGCGCCGGGCTTGAGAACCAGAAAGATTTCATCGTCTGGCAGCCGACCGCCTTTACTGGTGAAGCCGCACTCGTGCAGTCGGAATCCCTCGATGCGTGGAAAGACTGGCTCGCCTACCATTTGATCGAAAACTACGCCGGCGTTCTTCCCAAAGCCTTTGCTGACGAGCGCTTCGCCTTCTTCGGCGGCACGCTGCAGGGCACCACCCAGCAGCGTCCGCGTTGGGCCCGCGGTGTGAACGTCGTGAACGGTCTGCTCGGGGACGCCGTCGGTCAGGAATATGCGCGGCGCTATTTCCCGCCGGAAGCCAAGCAGCAAGCGCAGGCAATGGTTGCCAACATTATCGAGTCCTTCCGCCAACGCGTTCGCAACCTGTCCTGGATGGCGGAGTCTACGAAGAAGGAAGCCGAAGCCAAGCTCGACACGCTCTACGTTGGCATCGGTTATCCGGAAACATGGAAAGACTACTCGTCTTACGATGTGAAAGCCGACGACATTTTCGGCAACATCTGGCGTGGCAGCATCTTCGATTATCAATACGACCGCGCGAAGGTTGGCAAGCCCGTTGACCACCACTGGTGGTCCATGACGCCCCAAACCGTCAACGCCGTCAACCTGCCGCTCCAAAATGGGCTGAATTTCCCCGCAGCGATTCTGCAGCCGCCCTTCTTCGACCCGCAAGCGCCGGCCGCTGCCAACTACGGCGCCATCGGCACCGTCATTGGTCACGAGATCAGCCACACCTTCGATACCGAGGGTTCTGCCTTCGATTCCAAGGGCCGCGTGCGCGACTGGTGGACTCCCGCCGACTTCGAGCACTTCAAGAAGGCGACCAACGCTCTTGCCGAGCAATACAGCACCTATAAGCCGTTCCCCGATCTATCGCTAAACGGCGAACAGACCTTGGCGGAGAACATCGCGGACGTTGCCGGCATCGCCGCCGCCTTCGACGGCTATCATGCCTCGTTGAAGGGCGCCGCCGGGCCAACGCAGAACGGATTCACCGCCGACCAGCAGTTCTTCATCGCCTTCGGGCAGAACTGGGGCTCGAAGGCACGTGAAAATGCGCTTCGCCAGCAGGTGCTCACGGATCCCCATTCCCCCGGCCAATACCGCGCACTCACCGTTCGTAACATCGACGCGTGGTATCCCGCTTTCAAAGTGAAGCCTGGTGAAAAGTTGTTCCTCACACCCGAGGAGCGTGTCCGCATCTGGTAG
- the gpmI gene encoding 2,3-bisphosphoglycerate-independent phosphoglycerate mutase: MPTPKPLVLIILDGWGYAPPSNANAISLARKPNYDKLLTDFPNTLIHTSGRYVGLPPGQMGNSEVGHLNIGAGRVVYMDITKIDLAIENKSLFKNQTLLDAMKHAANGRQLHFFGLLSDGGVHSHQNHLYALLRMAKENGVERVFVHPFMDGRDTLPTNGVKYVDQLQQKMREYGIGKIASISGRYYAMDRDKKWDREKLASDAMLHGRGEGGRYKDPVQGIKESYNKGVTDEFIIPFVCVDDNDQPIGVIRDGDACINFNFRADRARQITRVLARNSGITKDGGRELDAADTLDATIPRDTIPKDLHYTCMTQYDPKFTLPIVIPPDTLTHILANEMAAMNMRNLRVAETEKYAHVTYFFNGGIEKPYPGEERELVQSPKVATYDLKPEMSANGIADVIEHAVEKGAFDVIVVNFANADMVGHSGKIPPTITAVETVDSCLGRVYNVVRKKGGAMLITADHGNAEQMIDPETGGPQTAHTTNPVPFIFVAEDAKKRFSLRPDGALQDISPTMMGILGIPQPKEMTGHDLRVDLTVKK, translated from the coding sequence ATGCCGACACCGAAGCCTCTCGTCCTTATCATCCTCGACGGCTGGGGATACGCGCCGCCCTCCAACGCCAATGCGATCTCCCTCGCGCGAAAGCCCAATTACGACAAGCTGCTGACCGACTTTCCGAATACGCTCATCCACACATCGGGCCGCTATGTAGGTCTGCCTCCGGGGCAAATGGGCAATAGTGAGGTTGGCCACCTCAACATCGGAGCCGGTCGCGTCGTTTACATGGACATCACCAAGATTGACCTCGCCATCGAAAACAAGTCACTCTTCAAGAATCAAACCCTGCTCGACGCCATGAAGCACGCAGCCAACGGCCGCCAGTTGCACTTCTTTGGACTGCTCTCGGATGGCGGCGTTCACTCGCACCAGAACCATCTCTACGCGTTGCTGCGTATGGCGAAAGAGAACGGCGTCGAGCGTGTCTTCGTGCACCCGTTTATGGATGGACGCGATACGCTGCCGACCAATGGCGTAAAGTACGTCGACCAGCTTCAACAGAAGATGCGCGAGTACGGGATCGGGAAGATCGCCAGCATCAGCGGTCGCTATTACGCGATGGATCGCGACAAAAAGTGGGACCGCGAGAAGCTCGCTTCCGACGCGATGCTGCATGGCCGCGGCGAGGGCGGCCGCTATAAAGATCCGGTGCAGGGAATTAAAGAGTCCTATAACAAGGGCGTAACCGATGAATTCATTATTCCCTTCGTCTGCGTGGATGACAATGATCAGCCGATTGGAGTCATTCGTGACGGCGACGCGTGTATCAACTTCAATTTCCGGGCGGACCGTGCTCGCCAGATCACCCGCGTGCTAGCTCGCAACAGCGGAATCACAAAGGACGGCGGCCGCGAGCTCGATGCCGCCGACACTCTCGACGCGACCATCCCGCGCGATACCATCCCCAAAGATCTGCACTACACGTGTATGACGCAGTACGACCCAAAGTTCACGCTGCCCATCGTCATCCCGCCCGATACGCTCACGCACATTCTCGCCAACGAAATGGCGGCGATGAACATGCGCAACCTACGCGTCGCCGAGACCGAGAAGTATGCGCATGTCACCTACTTCTTCAACGGCGGCATCGAGAAACCGTATCCCGGCGAGGAGCGCGAACTCGTGCAGTCGCCGAAAGTTGCTACCTACGATCTCAAGCCCGAGATGAGTGCTAACGGCATTGCCGACGTCATTGAGCACGCCGTCGAAAAGGGCGCATTCGATGTGATCGTTGTGAACTTTGCAAATGCAGATATGGTCGGTCACAGCGGCAAAATTCCACCGACCATCACCGCCGTCGAGACCGTGGATTCTTGCCTTGGACGGGTGTACAACGTTGTTCGCAAGAAGGGCGGCGCGATGCTGATCACCGCCGATCACGGCAACGCTGAACAGATGATCGATCCCGAAACCGGTGGCCCGCAGACTGCGCACACCACGAATCCGGTTCCGTTCATCTTCGTCGCCGAAGATGCCAAGAAGCGATTTTCACTGCGTCCCGACGGCGCATTGCAAGACATCTCGCCAACAATGATGGGCATTCTCGGCATTCCACAACCCAAAGAGATGACCGGCCACGATCTGCGTGTCGATCTCACGGTGAAGAAGTAA